A genomic window from Sanguibacter antarcticus includes:
- a CDS encoding DUF1294 domain-containing protein: protein MSRSHPAPRSPAPRPARPTPRSSGARPPRRRFRHWVPVVAFVVGATAALALGVVPWWLLALYGVMSIVCFIAYAADKRAARLERRRVPERTLLDLGLVCGWPGAIVAQQVLRHKTVKQSFRSAFWRTVVVNLALVTFLVSPLATMALDNVLELTGITDRAL, encoded by the coding sequence GTGTCCCGCTCCCACCCTGCGCCGCGCTCCCCCGCGCCCCGACCTGCTCGACCCACCCCGCGATCGTCCGGTGCTCGGCCACCCCGGCGCCGCTTCCGGCACTGGGTCCCTGTCGTGGCGTTCGTGGTCGGCGCGACGGCCGCTCTGGCCCTCGGCGTCGTCCCGTGGTGGCTGCTCGCCCTCTACGGCGTCATGAGCATCGTGTGCTTCATCGCCTATGCGGCGGACAAGCGCGCCGCCCGTCTGGAGCGGCGCCGCGTGCCCGAGCGCACGCTGCTCGACCTCGGGCTCGTGTGCGGCTGGCCGGGTGCGATCGTCGCGCAGCAGGTCCTGCGTCACAAGACCGTCAAGCAGAGCTTCAGGTCGGCGTTCTGGCGGACCGTGGTCGTCAACCTCGCGCTCGTGACCTTCCTCGTCTCACCGCTCGCGACCATGGCTCTCGACAACGTTCTCGAGCTCACGGGAATCACCGACCGTGCGCTCTGA